The following proteins come from a genomic window of Falco peregrinus isolate bFalPer1 chromosome 16, bFalPer1.pri, whole genome shotgun sequence:
- the PPP1R12B gene encoding protein phosphatase 1 regulatory subunit 12B isoform X6, producing MSSLYTRSKEYTRSRKAQSDSPPSSPSPIAKTLRHERLSRLEAATNPATSDSYSDRASSRSSAYTRRENRLAALSSRAEEESNRDYKKLYESALSENQKLKSKLQEAQLELADIKSKLEKVAQQKQEKTSDRSSMLEMEKREKRALERKLSEMEEEMKILTELKSDNQRLKDENGALIRVISKLSK from the exons ATGTCGTCCTTGTACACCAGGAGTAAAGAGTATACTCGCAGCAGGAAGGCTCAGTCAGATTCTCCCCCATCCTCTCCTTCCCCGATCGCAAAGACACTCAGA catgAAAGACTTTCCAg GTTGGAAGCAGCTACGAACCCTGCCACCAGTGACTCCTACAGCGATCGTGCCTCCAGCCGCTCCAGTGCCTACACCCGGAGGGAGAACCGGTTAGCCgccctcagcagcagagcagaagaggaGAGTAACAGGGACTATAAAAAA TTATATGAAAGCGCCCTGTCTGAAAATCAAAAGCTGAAGTCAAAACTGCAAGAAGCCCAGCTTGAGTTGGCTGACATCAAATCAAAGCTGGAAAAAGTAGCCCAG cagaaacaggagaaaacttCTGACCGTTCCAGCATGCTGGAGATGGAGAAAAGG GAGAAGCGAGCCCTGGAGCGGAAACTCTCTGAAATGGAAGAGGAGATGAAG ATATTGACAGAGCTGAAGTCGGACAACCAGAGGCTGAAGGACGAGAACGGAGCCCTCATTCGTGTCATCAGCAAGCTCTCCAAATAG